A genome region from Pirellulales bacterium includes the following:
- a CDS encoding DNA-3-methyladenine glycosylase I: MPNQTNPAAPDRCSWPKSQLMLDYHDQEWGVPLRDDRGLFEFLALSGVQAGLSWEIVLRKREAFRKAFDKFEPARVARYSERRLDKLLANTEIVRNRAKLVAIIKNARGVLAIQEKHGSFADYLWGFVDGRAVVNRWQSRDELPASSPLSDRVSKEMKARGFQFVGTTICYAYMQSVGVVNDHLASCFRHAQVGRKPRAAAR; encoded by the coding sequence ATGCCAAACCAGACCAATCCCGCGGCGCCAGATCGTTGCTCCTGGCCTAAATCGCAGTTGATGCTCGACTACCACGATCAGGAGTGGGGGGTGCCGCTGCGCGATGATCGCGGCTTGTTCGAGTTTTTGGCGCTATCGGGAGTGCAGGCGGGCCTGAGTTGGGAGATTGTGCTGCGCAAGCGTGAGGCGTTTCGGAAGGCGTTTGACAAATTTGAGCCCGCGCGGGTGGCCCGCTACAGCGAGCGGCGCCTCGATAAGTTGTTGGCGAACACCGAGATTGTCCGCAATCGGGCCAAGCTGGTGGCGATCATCAAGAACGCCCGCGGTGTGCTCGCCATTCAAGAAAAGCATGGCAGCTTTGCCGACTACTTGTGGGGCTTTGTCGATGGGCGCGCGGTGGTGAACCGCTGGCAGTCGCGCGACGAGTTGCCGGCTAGTTCGCCACTATCGGATCGGGTCAGCAAAGAAATGAAGGCGCGCGGCTTTCAATTCGTGGGGACAACCATCTGCTACGCCTACATGCAGAGCGTGGGAGTGGTGAACGATCACCTGGCGAGTTGCTTTCGCCATGCGCAAGTGGGACGCAAGCCGCGTGCAGCCGCCAGGTAA
- a CDS encoding Dabb family protein, translating into MQLAHNVFFTLNDSTPANRQKLVDACKKYLVNHPGVTYFACGTVCEELDRPVNDRNFDVGLHVVFVDRAAHDVYQTAPDHLKFIAENRETWKQVRVFDTNVESLTPKL; encoded by the coding sequence ATGCAGCTTGCCCACAATGTGTTCTTCACCCTCAACGACAGCACTCCCGCCAACCGGCAGAAGCTCGTCGATGCCTGCAAGAAGTATCTGGTAAATCATCCGGGCGTGACGTACTTCGCTTGCGGCACGGTTTGCGAGGAACTCGACCGGCCCGTGAACGATCGCAACTTCGACGTCGGCCTGCATGTGGTGTTTGTCGACCGCGCCGCGCACGACGTCTATCAAACCGCCCCCGATCATCTCAAGTTCATCGCCGAAAACCGCGAAACTTGGAAGCAGGTGCGCGTGTTCGACACGAATGTCGAAAGCCTGACTCCCAAGCTATAA
- a CDS encoding four-helix bundle copper-binding protein, with amino-acid sequence MRRRKHLFVLLSSLTATALGWGAWALADDPAQPVAAELAQPAADRPAEPATPTNQFAEADAAAPADQQQPPAADKPQRHTVNRPTGESPHMQAMHECIQACRECAQICNRASWYAYNQAGTDQALRDVQQLTGDCQRFCDFAVQMMERRSPLMGVSCGACETACSACEMACEAAGGNNQLLKDCAEACRKCSEACKQMVNTMGSGEHAEHAEGASPDAPASSEQQPAQPQR; translated from the coding sequence ATGCGCCGCCGGAAACACTTGTTCGTGTTACTTTCTTCACTAACCGCCACCGCGTTAGGTTGGGGCGCCTGGGCCTTGGCCGATGATCCAGCGCAGCCGGTCGCCGCTGAACTTGCCCAGCCGGCAGCCGACCGGCCAGCCGAGCCCGCGACGCCAACGAATCAATTTGCCGAAGCGGATGCAGCAGCGCCTGCGGACCAACAGCAACCGCCTGCCGCTGACAAGCCGCAACGGCATACGGTGAATCGCCCGACGGGGGAGTCGCCGCACATGCAAGCGATGCACGAATGTATCCAAGCTTGCCGCGAGTGCGCGCAGATCTGCAACCGCGCTTCATGGTACGCCTACAACCAAGCGGGAACCGATCAGGCCTTGCGCGATGTGCAACAGCTTACGGGCGACTGCCAGCGGTTTTGCGATTTTGCCGTGCAGATGATGGAGCGGCGTAGCCCGCTGATGGGAGTCTCTTGCGGAGCGTGCGAGACCGCCTGCTCGGCCTGTGAGATGGCGTGCGAAGCGGCCGGTGGCAACAACCAATTGCTCAAGGATTGCGCTGAGGCGTGCCGCAAATGCTCCGAGGCTTGCAAGCAGATGGTCAATACCATGGGAAGCGGCGAGCACGCCGAACACGCGGAAGGGGCCTCGCCGGACGCGCCAGCGTCATCCGAGCAACAGCCGGCCCAGC